The genomic segment CGCTCGACGCTCGCCGGTGCGCGACGCCTACGACGCGAAGGTCCTCGCGCGCGACGTGGCATCGCGCCCGGGGCTGCGACTCGAGGGCGTGATGGCCTACGAGGGCCAGGTCGCGGGCGTCGGCGACGAGCCTCCGGGGCGGCCGCTTCGCGGCGCCGCGATCAGGCGGATGCAGGCCGCTTCGCTTCGCGAGCTGGCGAAGCGGCTGCCCGAGGTGGTCGCCGAGGTCGAGGAGGTGGCGGCGGGAAACGGCCGCTCGCTTCGCTTCGTCAACGCCGGCGGGACGGGCAGCCTCGAGCGCGTCGGCGCGCTCGGCTACGCGACCGAGCTCACCGCCGGCTCCGGCTTCTACGCGCCGACCCTGTTCGATTCGTATCGCGGACTCGACCTGACGCCGGCGGCGATGTTCTGCCTGCCGGTTGTGCGCCGGCCGGACCGCGAGACCGCGACGCTGCTCGGCGGCGGCTACATCGCCTCGGGTGCGGTCGCGCCCGACCGGGCGCCGAGCCCCTACCTCCCCGAGGGCCTCAGCTTCGACCGCGACGAGGGTGCCGGCGAGGTCCAGACGCCGCTGCGCGGCGAGGCCGCGCGCTCGCTCGGCGTCGGCGATCGCGTCTACCTGCGCCACGCGAAGGCCGGCGAGCTCTGCGAGCGCTTCGCGAGCCTTCACCTCGTCGCGCGCGATCGGATCGTCGACGAGGTGCCGACCTACCGCGGCGAGGGGCGAACCTTCCTCTGAGCCGGGCGGGCGGCTCGGGCTCCGTCGCGTCCTCAGCCGAGGACGCGGTCGGTGTAATCGTTGCCGAAGACCCGGTCGGGGTCGAGCCGGTCGCGGACGGCCGCGAACTCCGCCCAGGCCGGGTAGGCCGGCTCGAGGTCGGCGGCCGAGCGCGTGTGGCGCTTGCCCCAGTGCGGACGGCCCTCGCGCTCGGCGAGCATCGACTCGACGGCGGCGAAGTAGCCCTGCCAGTCGAGCCGGCGGTGGTGGTGGACGGCGATGTAGAGGCTGTCGCGCTCGAACGACGGGCTGAGGAAGGCGTCGTCGCCGGCCGCGAAGCGGACCTCGACCGGGAAGGCGACGCCGAGGTCAGGACGCGAAGCGATCTCGAGGGCATCGGAGACGTGGCGCGCGGCGTCACCGCGCGAACCGCGCGGCAGGCAGTACTCCATTTCCGTGAACCGCACGCGCCGCTCGCTGGCGAAGACCCGGTGGCTCCGGTCGACCGTGACCGCCTTGCCGACCCCTCGCTCGGCGACCCTGGCGAGCTGCGGCGCGCGGTTCGGGAAGCGGCGGAGCGCGGCGGCGAGGACCGAACCGGCTCCGTTCTCGATCGCAACCTCCTGAAGCCAGCGCTTGGCGGGATGGGTCGGCGCGGGTGGCTCGTCGGTGCGCGTCGTCTCGCGGCAGAGGGCGGTGTCGGTGTGGGGGAAGACGTAGAACTCGAAGTGGTCGAACTCCTCCGGCAGCTCGTCGAGGCGCTCGAGGACCTCGGCCAGCGGCCGGGCGCGGTCGACGCGCCGCAGGGTGAACGCGGGCAGGACTCGCAGGGTCACCGAGTAGATGATCCCCAGCGCGCCGAGGCCG from the Thermoleophilia bacterium SCSIO 60948 genome contains:
- a CDS encoding FAD-binding protein; this encodes MPAAQTWRNWSRELTCHPVAIERPGTAEDLCAVVSRAAESGQRVRASASGHSFSDVALTDGVMVRLDRLDRILSVDAERGLVRVEAGAVLAELNERLDELGLALENLGDIDRQTLAGAISTATHGTGATWRNLSSQVAAIELATADGQLREIDAESDPETLRAARVGLGALGIIYSVTLRVLPAFTLRRVDRARPLAEVLERLDELPEEFDHFEFYVFPHTDTALCRETTRTDEPPAPTHPAKRWLQEVAIENGAGSVLAAALRRFPNRAPQLARVAERGVGKAVTVDRSHRVFASERRVRFTEMEYCLPRGSRGDAARHVSDALEIASRPDLGVAFPVEVRFAAGDDAFLSPSFERDSLYIAVHHHRRLDWQGYFAAVESMLAEREGRPHWGKRHTRSAADLEPAYPAWAEFAAVRDRLDPDRVFGNDYTDRVLG
- a CDS encoding amino acid deaminase/aldolase — encoded protein: MTDAAARKQRLDTATAELDPPFALLDLDAMESNGRELARQAGPLPVRIASKSVRSRPVLERIFALGDAFDGVLAFTLPEALWLAEHGVRDVVVGYPSVDRGPIRALASLAAERPGDAPVVMVDCAEHLDLLARAAREARAEIGVCIDVDAGFRALAGRVRVGARRSPVRDAYDAKVLARDVASRPGLRLEGVMAYEGQVAGVGDEPPGRPLRGAAIRRMQAASLRELAKRLPEVVAEVEEVAAGNGRSLRFVNAGGTGSLERVGALGYATELTAGSGFYAPTLFDSYRGLDLTPAAMFCLPVVRRPDRETATLLGGGYIASGAVAPDRAPSPYLPEGLSFDRDEGAGEVQTPLRGEAARSLGVGDRVYLRHAKAGELCERFASLHLVARDRIVDEVPTYRGEGRTFL